The Ooceraea biroi isolate clonal line C1 chromosome 7, Obir_v5.4, whole genome shotgun sequence genomic sequence TGTTAGGAGAAATTTTAGTTATTCAGGTAAGTATCACGAATATTTACGTTATGCTGTTTTACGGTTTACTTTATCAAAATGTAAGTATAAGTACTTGTAATACAAATTATGTCATTTACATATGTGATAAACTAACATGCtaaatatttactttaacatgattgtaatgttattttattggaATATTACTCATTAAGTGCGATGGGATTTACGATGCTGTTTGCGAATACAAATGGTACAATTTAGAGCCCAAGCAAGCAAagaattttttgaatataatgaTGGAAACTAGAAGACCATTGCATCTTACTGCGGGAAAACTCTTTCCTATGACAATAGCTACATTATGTAATGTAAGTTTGATAATTAcgctgtaataaaaaaattctttttgtgTCATACGATAGAAATAAAGTTCTTCtcacataaaatatcattttacaagtttttatacaaaaaagaaatggttaaaaatacatacatatatgtgtataataattgGGGAAAGTAGGAAATATAATCTATGTTATTGATAAAAAGAGTAACTTGTGCATTAATATATGAACTATATGCAAGATGATTCACTTAAATGTTAACACACTTATTATCTGAACCTGAAATTAGAAGATGTTGAGATACGGTTTTCACTGAACTAAACTAGATGAAGAGGATACTGATTCGCCGAATTGtagtattttgtaaaattttttatttgcattgatTCTGGCTCCCACCTTCATTTGTTAAATGGATCTATATGTCTTTTTATACATCAAAGATAAAGATGTAACGTTTAACAAATTATTGTTGCAGAAACGGTATTACTAAGTTTAGATATTTTGCCACGTGCTTGCCACCGTGCAAAATATTAGCGCGATGGATTCTTCGAGTGGTACATGTGGCGAAATGTCTTATCAACATTATTCATGCGACAACAATTTGTTCAAATGTAACAAACAtgttatatcttatattatctatttatctttCACCTTTGATATACTGCATGTTAACTAAGAAGTTCGTAATCTCGTAGCCTTGTCTTATCGATAGTGTCTTAAATAGATAAGTCCGCGACCGAAGCGCTCAAATCGTTACTCTCGCCTTGCGTGCAAGGGACGAAAGTCGTCATGGACTGTATTTTGCTAATCGTAAAGTGGATCGCATTCAAGTTTAATAAaccgtttcttttcttttgttgtATTCAGTTCCTTGAAATTCAGTTCTTTTGGTGTTCAACTCTTTGTGTATTATTCGGTTTAGTTAACTGAAGTTCTTGTGCACAAGTTGCTTTCTAAAATTTGAAACAAAGACTCTTTTTCACAGTTTGTTCCACGAACAGTATCCTGAAAAAGACTTACATACAACACTGTATAATAGATTTAACAAATCAAAGTAGCCAGTATcactgcaaataaaaattctacaGAAGTAGCAATGTGACAAATTAATAGTCGCTTTATTCAGTTcatgtaaatgaaaattgcATCTTACTATCTTTAACGATTTTGGAGGTAATAGGtgtattaacatttaattaaatcaccttttttttgtgtgtgtgtgtgtgtgtgtgtgtgtgtgtgtgtgtgtgtgtgattttgctataattataattgtacatataattatacatatcataTTTCAGGTATTACAAACTTCAGGCGGCTATATATCGGTTCTATTAGCATATCGTAGTTGAACTAAAAATCACCTGGACCAATTATGTCATCgaattattaagtattattagtaatagcaaaatatatcaaaaaattgcAATGAGAGAAAAACAGGCGGTAGATAGAGTACTCTAAAAACGCGGCAACAGAAGAACCTTTAAGATTATTTAACTTTGCGAGTTCGTGTCCagatagaattttataaaatatataaattccacattagaatgtattatatatataataataaaaaagaagagagtttgttttattatcttatattttatcttaatttgcaataaatattcagtaacgcatgttttataaaatcagAGATATAcctgaaattattttagaacGTATGAGGAAATGTGAATTTAAACCGGATTTCAAAacttcaaaaaattttttatgaacCTAGAGTTTACCTAAATAACATTGGAACTATTTAGCATCAGCACATATTTGCTTATTTGCTTATTTGCTCTTATATGCATTGAAATTTAGataatatttagataataataaggaATATGCTATTCCTTTACTTTTATCATCATCTTAGcctttattaatacattcgcACACATGTGCCTCTATTATATTATGAGTGAAATCCTGGTTCTTCAAATAAGCATACGCattattgttttctttatctttgggatattatttatatacacatgtaatAAGTACAATATAAATGTAGTCAATCAGACAAtagttatgtaaaaatattataaaaatctttatgACGGGTTTACAGATTTCTCACTTAAGCatgtaatgataattaatcgcaaaattctatatttaataataattttgctaaGTCAGGTTATGGTATAACATTGCCTTCAATAAGTAAtagtaaagtaataatatagtaaaatCCAAATTtcttcacaaacctttttttaCATAACGGAAATATGTATTGtagatgattaaaatgtactTACTTAAGCacgagaattaatttaaaataaataataaaagcatgaataatatacatgtacatgtacaatgctggcaaaaagttccggaacggttaaaaatcttggaaaataatgatttagtggaaaaaggtttcaaacaaaaagcatagggcttaaaaaaatctattagatgatgatatctatttgaccttggtatgaccttggaaagcccggtcatggtcaacataaaaatcttaaacggaaacccctattttttattacatattcttgtagcttagctcgagagcttttcgaaacgctataataaattttttttctcttacgtactttttgacttataaggcttgaaggttacacagtaccgccggtaGAATTAttcaaggtgtaccgcgtggaggttgcacggtcggatttacacctcttttgtgcgtgtgtgtgtgtatgtgcgtgcgcgcgcgcgtgtatgagtgtgcgtgtatgtgcgtgtgtgtgtgcgtgtaggagtgtgtgtgggtgtgtgtgcgcgcgtgcgtgcgcgtgggcgtgtatgagtgtgtgtgtgtgcgcgcgcgcgcgtgtataatcattaataataatagattatatatatatatatataatagattatatatatataatagattatatatatataatctattattattaatgattattgataataattactaataatatatatttagttacAACTATTACTTcctataatacaattttacgtAAATTTAATGTCATAAATTTGATGACATAGCAcccacataaatatattatcacataattatattattacttacgtttttattttatatttctcctgttagaatttttattttatttgtttaaaactTTATGTTTCCAAAGTGCTCTTTTAACTCATTGATATGAAACTGTGAGCACTGATGAACACAACTTGTTAGCTGTACTGACacatatttaatctttaatattattaacctcTGACATCATCTTCATATATCGTTCTAatagatacaaataattttataataaaattattagtctAAAAGCAAACATCACTCTACTAccataaagatataataatattaaagcttAAATATTTGTGTCAGCACAGCTAATCTGTAATCCAtggacaaaaatattataataaaattaatattatataaatataaatattcatgataaAAGATGATAAAAGACGGACACACAATATTGGTTGTTAATACACTCATTGtcagtttattataaaacaaaaaaggtTATGTTCATCTTTTACCTACAATCTTATCGTGCtcatattattacaaatacattgCATCATAATGTTACTGTAatgttacattgcaatatttcttaGGGCGGACACTTTACTGTTGCCGCAAGCTTGCAATAACGTTGCCGGAACATTTCGCAACTTCCACgcaatattgcaatgtttCAATGTAAGGTCTATGCAATGTTTATGCAATCTTTCGATGCTGTATGGGTAGTAGTCTTTGACATATTAATCTTGATATACAATACACTAGTATACacaatataaagataatattgtaTCTCGTCAAATAATGGGTACGGACTGACAATTGATACATCATATATGTGTTGCTTAGCGTACATTTGTGCGACAACATGTATATCTGTACAAACTTTAAATTCATTTGTCGTAGTTATACAACTATGATGAAACACGAAAGGAAAACGAAAATGGGTGAAAGTTTCAAAGTTTCCTTTTAGTTTGAAGAACTTCCTTGCTCGTAACTGACAGTTTCAATAAAGCAGCGGATCAATAACAGCGCTACAGGGTCGGTTTACAAAAGTTCAAATTTATATGCGTATggagaaagaataaataaatttactttaattttctCTCAAAGGTTTATTCAACACAAGGAACGActaaatatcaaagattattgAACGAtctagtaaaataataaatgttttgtagatctttatacttttcttttctacataaattttttaaaatattacgcaattttataattatatgtgtacatgcgtctttatttaattatatcttctTATAGCAATTAGTCTTATAACGTTAACAGTTATGATATACGAAACATTTCATTTCAGTATTGCAAGATAAATACACTTGTGCAACAGTGAAAGATTCTTAGGAGTGCTATGCGACCCTACATGTACAGGTCTCTTTCTATGCGGCATCTTCGCTTACGAtcgatcaatttttcaattgcagGGTGAACATCACCCGCATGTAATGTTCTCAACTAAGTGTTGCATTATTAATGTACGATGATGCACCCTTAAATAGAGGCATTATTCTAGCAATTTGCGATCTCTTGTGACATGCGATAATGTACCATGATATAAAGTGATGTAAAGAAAGGAAAATCAGTACCTTCATAGACACTAGTATGGAAGTTACGAAGCATTTAACATATAGAGGTGttcattctttctttattaaaacacatataaatttatagctCTCTTCTGCCTTCTTTCTACTCTATTTAATTCTCTGtgattatatacatttaattacacTTAATTACACTTAATAAAGTTCagcaaatattaacaaaaattaaaaatacgatatttttattattttaatgaaagaaatgttCAAGCCATATTAAAGAGTTACATGTTGTGGATAAAATAACTTGACTTTAatcaatgtttttaatatataagaatatttatataaaagcagaCTACGAATGGGCCATTGAATTTAATCGGTTCAATTTAACATTGCTCGGCATATGGCCAGAAAACAATGAAGATAagcagaaaaaattaaagtcaGACATACGCGTGGTCcttatattaaacataataatgtGGACCAGCATTATTCCAACACTACATTCGTTGCTGAAGATTTATGACGACATAATGTTAACAATCGATAATTTGCAATACACTTTGTCAATGTTAATGGCGTTAATAAAACTGATCATCCTTTGGCACAAAAAATATGGTAAcactaaataaaatgtaaactgATATATCATGATTAAAAAACGAAATGACCGAACAAATGTTTTCTCTCTTGTTGTTTTACTTCTAATAAACGcaaaatcgcgcgcgaataatACACGTATATACGCAATCTACTTATTCTAGACATTCTACCTGTATTAAATATGATCAAAGACGATTGGCTAAGACCACAAACATCTAAAGAGAAGAACATCATGATAAAGCAAGCGCGAATCGCACGTACTCTCACGATATTCAGTTTCTTCGTAACGCTAATGTCTGGCATCATTGTTTCATTTCTCCCCCTCTTTGGCATTTCACTAAGATACAGGACAAACAGAACTGATCCAGGCAGATTATTGCCACTGCAAacgtattatttatacaatgtaAGTAGCAGTCCACTTTACGAAGTAACTTTTCTTCTACAAGGCTTTAGCGTGATGGCATCCGCCACGATATACAGCGGCACAGATACCTTTATGAGTATGCTAGTTTTCCACATATGCGGCCAATTGGAGAATCTCAAAACACGTATAcgcaattttgataaattcaaCAATTTTGCGAACACCTTGGCAACCAGTGTGAAGGATCACATACGTCTTAACAGGTTTCATACTTTCTGTTActtcgataataataaatatcaagctTTATGTGTTATAGAAATGAACAGAAAAGTATTTTCCAAAGAATACTAAAATTTTGTAGCACAGAGAACAGAGATGTCTTTTAATATCCTCAAtcaatagataaatataatatataaatacataataaaatctatAGTGTTGtgaatatacaaaatttttcgtagtttaacattaattgtatTGATTTTACGTAATacatttcaatttcaaataCGTATACATTTCAAAGGTATGACTTTCATTTTCGGAAAacgttatttcatatttagttaaACGAAATAGTGGTAAGTAGGAGAAAAGGTAAGTAGGAGGAAAGGTAAGTAGGAGAAAATAATGCATTTACTACTTTTCGTTTTGCTGTGCTTTTCTTGCAGGGCCATTATAATCATTGACGATACTTTTAATTTGATGTTATTTGGATTGCTAGTTTACTTTGGCATACTTTTTGCTCTAtttggatttttatttatttctgcaagtattcttttctctttttttctaatcAATCAAATCAAGATTATGttcttataatatacatttatttaaaagtgtTAATGATGTCTACTTATTTTCAACGATTAGATAATAACGCAAGGTCGCAACCTTTCTATAGCACGACTGTTTTTGACTCTGATAGCTTTTACCAACTCATTCGGGCATATGTGTCTATATTGTGCATTAGGAGAATATTTAGTTATGCGGGTAAGTGATAATTATATCTCTGTTATAGTGTTTTATGGTTCCTTTATCAATGTTTACTTTATCATGTGAGTAagtacatatacaaatttatgacATTCACATATGTGATAACttaacttttaaatattttatattttgtattaaatattttatatttaaatattatatattttgctttAACATGGTTGCCTGGGATGCTATTTCGttgaaatgttatttattaagtgTGATGGAATTTATGATGCTGTTTGCCAATACGAATGGTACAGATTAAAGCCGAAACagatgaaaaattttctaaatataatgatGCAAAGTAGAAGACCATTGCATCTTACTGCAGGAAAACTCTTTCCTATGACGGTAGCTACGTTATCTAATGTAAGGTTGATTATATGCTAcagttaattaatcattatttctgAAGTTATTATAcgatacaaaattaaattctttgtgATAGCTTTTTTAAAGCACTTAtacgaaaagaaatttttgttgaatatacgtatatacagggtgtctgacataaggcgaaaaacctctcgcccacaggtggatctcgtcaaactgaattaaaaagtcctgtaccattttgcaaacaaccacgtaaaatttcgagtaactAAGTGAAGAAAGTTcactaattcagcggacgcgattggcaggGAAGTAGGCgtgaataacgtaaaaaacggCTAACTAGTCACGCGCGCAACGCGATAACGGCGAGTATCGAATTATAGCGgtaggcgagacgacgcgtggacaataatttctcagcgtctcattcatgtgctcgtgttgccgagaaagtattgtccacgcgtcgtctcgcctgccgctgtaatccgatactcgctatTATCGCGTTGCGCCCAaacaacaaaaagaaatacgtaacaacactttctcggcaacacgagcacttgaatgagacgctgagaaattattgtccacgcgtcgtctcgcctgccgctataatccgatactcgccgTTATCGCGTGGCTAGTCAGccgttttttacgttattcacGCTTACTTCcctgccaatcgcgtccgtTGAATTagctttctttacttaattactcgaaattttacatggttgtttgcaaaatagtacaggactttttaattcagttggACAAGATCCACCTGTgagcgagaggtttttcgccttatatcagacaccctgtataacaatTAGAGTTTATCTAACAGTCAGTAGTGCGAACATAGAAGATagaaaacataatttattttataaaataacttttatgaatatatattaatatctaaaatatgtatacatatttacataaattgttTTCTGTATAAAactgcatatatatataatattacagttattaaAAACTTCGGGCGGTTATATATCTGTTCTATTGGCACATCGTACTTGAACTAGAAAAGAAgtggaaattaaaatatacaatgcATCCCTAtcatatctatatctatattctatatatatataagccaaataccactcactgactcatcaacgtgcagcccgaaccactgcacctatcgacttgaaattttaagggtatattcctactatcacgtaggtgctcactaaggaagggttttccgaaattccatccctaacgggtgagaaggggaaaaatgtgtttttatttaattctatacataaatatcgcgggcgaagccgtgacgggggatgctagttattaaatatgattattactagtaatatgcatatattatggAATTACAACGGTTCACTTTGTACACAGGAAAAATATTACGATACATCGCACTCAGAATATAacgcattaatttttttactttatatttgatCTCACTTTTCAGTAAATATTTACTATTGCAtgttttataagatattttatattagatatatctAAACTTATTTGAgaacttatatataattctgaaATTAAGCCAGATTTTAAAGTAGCAAAAAATTTTGATGAACATAGATGTTAACTAAATACTATTATTAGCATTATTTAGCATCAGCAGGTATATGTATTTGCTTATTTGTTCTTTCTGATATACATTGCACTATTTAGATTGTAATACATCTCAATCTTTCTTGATACATTCACATACACGCCTCTACTGcatcataatttaatattataaatttgacgACACAgcacttatatattataaatatagtatcacataattatataatggaataaaaattttaacaggagaaatataaaataaaaacgtaagtaataatattattacttacgtttttattttatatttctcctgttaaaatttttattccatttgtttaaaaattgatgTTTCCAAAGTGCtcttttaaggggggagcctgcttagaacgttgaaaataaggtataattttacgaattgttttagagaaactatacagcggatcattataaaactttgatgcatttattagtacatgtttaaagataaaaaaattatttttttatttgaatatatcgcctgtagaggtcgtcctggaggcatcttagtgcagccggcattgtaaattggtgagcattctcctgcctccaaatttcatccaaactgaaaaattgaaatattttcttgttatttatgaattcccatcgtcgatgaacctttaatattcataaaaacattaagttaaacaattatttttgcatgaaaaagttcaaaaactttgcctaaaactcgtacttttgtgttctaagctccaccattttgacacttttcaatttttttcttctctctttggttcatcgacgatgggaattcataaataacgagaacatatttcaatttttcagtttagacgaaattcggaggcaggagaatgctcaccaatttgcaatgccggcgacgcggctgcactaagatttctccaggacgacctctacaagcgatatattcaaatcaaaaaataatttttttatctttaaacatgtactaataaatgcatcaaagttttataatgatccgctgtatagtttctccaaaaacaattcgtaaaatataccttattttcagcgttctaaagcaggctccccccttaactcgTTGATAGGAAACTGTGAGCACTGATGAACGAAATTGTCAAGACAATAGAATTCGATATAAAATTTCCTACATATAATGtacttaatattattgaatatttttagatattaaatgttatattagaAATACATCTTAATATATTGCAAAGTGTGTCATTAGTAATCCTTGACATATTAATCTTGATATACAATACACTAGTATACACAATTTAAAGATAATATTGTATCTTGTCAAATAATGGGTACGGACTGACAATTGATACATCATATATGTGTTGCTTAGCGTACATTTGTGCGACAACATGTATATCTgtacaattttaaatttatttgtcgTAGCTATACAACTATGATGAAATACGAAGAGAAAACGAAAATGggtgaaaatt encodes the following:
- the LOC105276661 gene encoding putative odorant receptor 83c isoform X3, with the translated sequence MEVTKHLTYRDYEWAIEFNRFNLTLLGIWPENNEDKQKKLKSDIRVVLILNIIMWTSIIPTLHSLLKIYDDIMLTIDNLQYTLSMLMALIKLIILWHKKYDILPVLNMIKDDWLRPQTSKEKNIMIKQARIARTLTIFSFFVTLMSGIIVSFLPLFGISLRYRTNRTDPGRLLPLQTYYLYNVSSSPLYEVTFLLQGFSVMASATIYSGTDTFMSMLVFHICGQLENLKTRIRNFDKFNNFANTLATSVKDHIRLNRAIIIIDDTFNLMLFGLLVYFGILFALFGFLFISIITQGRNLSIARLFLTLIAFTNSFGHMCLYCALGEYLVMRCDGIYDAVCQYEWYRLKPKQMKNFLNIMMQSRRPLHLTAGKLFPMTVATLSNLLKTSGGYISVLLAHRT
- the LOC105276661 gene encoding putative odorant receptor 83c isoform X1; this encodes MFLIYKNIYIKADYEWAIEFNRFNLTLLGIWPENNEDKQKKLKSDIRVVLILNIIMWTSIIPTLHSLLKIYDDIMLTIDNLQYTLSMLMALIKLIILWHKKYDILPVLNMIKDDWLRPQTSKEKNIMIKQARIARTLTIFSFFVTLMSGIIVSFLPLFGISLRYRTNRTDPGRLLPLQTYYLYNVSSSPLYEVTFLLQGFSVMASATIYSGTDTFMSMLVFHICGQLENLKTRIRNFDKFNNFANTLATSVKDHIRLNRAIIIIDDTFNLMLFGLLVYFGILFALFGFLFISIITQGRNLSIARLFLTLIAFTNSFGHMCLYCALGEYLVMRCDGIYDAVCQYEWYRLKPKQMKNFLNIMMQSRRPLHLTAGKLFPMTVATLSNLLKTSGGYISVLLAHRT
- the LOC105276661 gene encoding putative odorant receptor 83c isoform X2, translated to MEVTKHLTYRADYEWAIEFNRFNLTLLGIWPENNEDKQKKLKSDIRVVLILNIIMWTSIIPTLHSLLKIYDDIMLTIDNLQYTLSMLMALIKLIILWHKKYDILPVLNMIKDDWLRPQTSKEKNIMIKQARIARTLTIFSFFVTLMSGIIVSFLPLFGISLRYRTNRTDPGRLLPLQTYYLYNVSSSPLYEVTFLLQGFSVMASATIYSGTDTFMSMLVFHICGQLENLKTRIRNFDKFNNFANTLATSVKDHIRLNRAIIIIDDTFNLMLFGLLVYFGILFALFGFLFISIITQGRNLSIARLFLTLIAFTNSFGHMCLYCALGEYLVMRCDGIYDAVCQYEWYRLKPKQMKNFLNIMMQSRRPLHLTAGKLFPMTVATLSNLLKTSGGYISVLLAHRT